Proteins encoded in a region of the Quercus lobata isolate SW786 chromosome 8, ValleyOak3.0 Primary Assembly, whole genome shotgun sequence genome:
- the LOC115958075 gene encoding calcium-binding protein CML24-like: MLSSFGTCLTPLHRRARSFFQQLSDIHKMSGCKKRKKPNRFASKFDYSPSSFASMEVSNQFKQVFKIIDTNGDGKISTFELSEVLLCLGYEKSAAFKEAEGIVRDMDCNGDGLIDLDEFMDVIDTSRKPMVEEEEDYLMDAFLIFDIDKNGLISPKELQQVLVNLGYDKCSLEECMRMIKGVDKDGDGFVDFEDFQSMMKGNAY; this comes from the coding sequence TGGAACTTGCTTGACTCCTCTCCACAGGAGGGCTAGAAGCTTCTTTCAACAGCTGAGTGACATACACAAAATGAGTggatgcaagaaaagaaaaaaacccaataGATTTGCTTCCAAGTTTGACTACTCACCCTCTTCTTTTGCTTCCATGGAAGTGTCTAATCAATTCAAACAAGTTTTCAAGATCATTGACACTAATGGGGATGGCAAGATATCAACCTTTGAGCTCAGTGAAGTCCTTCTCTGCCTTGGTTATGAGAAATCAGCAGCCTTCAAGGAAGCAGAAGGAATTGTGAGAGACATGGATTGTAACGGGGATGGGCTCATTGACTTGGACGAGTTCATGGATGTCATAGACACTAGTAGAAAGCCAATGGTCGAGGAAGAGGAAGATTATCTCATGGATGCTTTTCTCATCTTTGATATTGATAAGAACGGTCTGATCTCACCAAAAGAATTGCAGCAAGTTCTTGTCAACCTTGGATATGATAAATGCAGCCTTGAAGAGTGTATGCGTATGATCAAAGGGGTTGATAAGGATGGAGATGGCTTTGTGGATTTTGAAGATTTCCAATCCATGATGAAAGGAAACGCATATTAA